The following are encoded together in the Deinococcus soli (ex Cha et al. 2016) genome:
- a CDS encoding ABC transporter ATP-binding protein, translating to MAEVILEHINKRYGTKHHAVKDFNLHIQDREFMVFVGPSGCGKSTTLRMIAGLEDISDGILKIGDRVVNDVPPKDRDIAMVFQNYALYPHMNVYENMAFGLKLRKTPKEEIDKRVREAAKILQIEHLLGRKPKELSGGQRQRVAMGRAIVREPKVFLMDEPLSNLDAKLRVEMRSQISQLHRRLGATIVYVTHDQVEAMTLGNRIVVMRDGVIMQVDTPMNLYDFPQNKFVAGFIGSPSMNFLTGRVQNGEFVIGENRVGAMGRLGQSLKAYEGKDVLMGIRPEHLGMVGMTDIPRGSNVLRGQVVVVEPLGAQTDLIIDVAGQHITAKVEGQANVLPGDSIELLVDQTRLHAFDPSSEAAIDRGTPAGTRGQADTPGLGYEYAAPVSTY from the coding sequence ATGGCAGAAGTCATTCTGGAACACATCAACAAGCGCTATGGTACGAAGCACCACGCGGTGAAGGATTTCAACCTGCACATCCAGGACCGCGAGTTCATGGTGTTCGTCGGGCCGTCCGGCTGCGGGAAGTCCACCACCCTGCGCATGATCGCGGGCCTGGAGGACATCAGCGACGGCATTCTGAAGATCGGGGACCGCGTCGTGAACGACGTGCCGCCCAAGGACCGCGACATCGCGATGGTCTTCCAGAACTACGCGCTGTACCCGCACATGAACGTGTACGAGAACATGGCCTTCGGCCTGAAGCTCCGTAAGACGCCCAAGGAGGAGATCGACAAGCGCGTGCGTGAAGCCGCGAAGATCCTCCAGATCGAGCACCTGCTGGGCCGCAAGCCCAAGGAACTCTCGGGCGGTCAGCGTCAGCGTGTGGCGATGGGCCGCGCCATCGTGCGCGAGCCGAAGGTGTTCCTGATGGACGAGCCGCTCTCGAACCTGGACGCCAAGCTGCGCGTCGAGATGCGCTCGCAGATCAGCCAGCTGCACCGCCGCCTGGGCGCCACGATCGTGTACGTGACCCACGATCAGGTGGAGGCCATGACGCTCGGCAACCGCATCGTGGTCATGCGTGACGGCGTGATCATGCAGGTGGACACGCCCATGAACCTGTACGACTTCCCGCAGAACAAGTTCGTGGCGGGCTTCATCGGCAGCCCCAGCATGAACTTCCTGACGGGCCGCGTGCAGAACGGCGAGTTCGTGATCGGCGAGAACCGCGTCGGCGCGATGGGCCGCCTCGGCCAGAGCCTGAAAGCCTACGAGGGCAAGGACGTCCTGATGGGCATCCGCCCCGAGCACCTCGGCATGGTCGGCATGACCGACATCCCGCGCGGCTCGAACGTCCTGCGCGGTCAGGTCGTCGTGGTCGAGCCGCTGGGCGCCCAGACGGACCTGATCATCGACGTGGCCGGGCAGCACATCACCGCGAAGGTCGAGGGTCAGGCGAACGTCCTCCCCGGCGACAGCATCGAACTGCTCGTCGACCAGACCCGCCTGCACGCCTTCGATCCCAGCAGCGAGGCCGCCATCGACCGCGGCACGCCCGCCGGGACGCGCGGGCAGGCCGACACCCCCGGCCTGGGCTACGAGTACGCTGCGCCCGTCAGCACCTACTGA
- a CDS encoding ABC transporter substrate-binding protein, translated as MKKVALTLAALTLLTTAQARTWAEIKQSGTIKIATEGAFPPFNLLKGKELTGFEVDLANALAKQLGLKVQWVTQPFDNLLIGLGQDRYDFVIASHGITPERQKAVDFTSPHYCTGGAVVTKPGGPMNAAALKGKTVAVQVGTTYLENVRKVPGVKDVKTFPKDTDAQAALMAGRVDAWVGDKFTGLDLVKAQKGKVVQGSLLFNEKIGMAVKKGNSSLVKELNAALAKAMSDGTYAKLSGKYFGTDVRCK; from the coding sequence ATGAAGAAAGTTGCCCTGACCCTCGCCGCCCTGACCCTCCTGACCACCGCCCAGGCCCGCACGTGGGCCGAGATCAAACAGTCCGGCACCATCAAGATCGCCACCGAGGGCGCCTTCCCGCCCTTCAACCTGCTCAAGGGCAAGGAGCTGACGGGCTTCGAGGTCGACCTCGCCAACGCCCTGGCCAAGCAGCTGGGCCTGAAGGTGCAGTGGGTGACGCAACCCTTCGACAACCTGCTGATCGGCCTGGGGCAGGACCGCTACGACTTCGTGATCGCCAGTCACGGCATCACGCCCGAACGGCAGAAGGCCGTGGACTTCACGAGCCCGCACTACTGCACGGGCGGCGCGGTCGTCACGAAACCCGGCGGCCCCATGAACGCCGCCGCCCTTAAGGGCAAGACGGTCGCCGTGCAGGTGGGCACCACCTACCTGGAGAACGTGCGTAAGGTGCCCGGCGTGAAGGACGTCAAGACCTTCCCCAAGGACACCGACGCGCAGGCGGCGCTGATGGCGGGCCGCGTGGACGCCTGGGTGGGCGACAAGTTCACGGGTCTGGATCTCGTGAAGGCGCAGAAGGGCAAGGTCGTGCAGGGCTCGCTGCTGTTCAACGAGAAGATCGGCATGGCCGTGAAGAAGGGCAACAGCAGCCTCGTGAAGGAACTGAACGCCGCGCTGGCCAAGGCCATGAGCGACGGCACGTACGCGAAACTGAGCGGCAAGTACTTCGGCACGGACGTGCGCTGCAAGTAA
- a CDS encoding amino acid ABC transporter permease: MTAKPTPPRASQPLGLGALLLWLGGAAVAFLALFWVITLILRQMPDPIGPRADLFVDGARMTLQLTVVSGLIGLIVGTIAGIQKTSALWIVRAPASMFIWLVRGTPLLVQILFVYNALPPLLKGIGIDVQLNEFWSAVIALSLNVGAYNAEVIRAGILAVPRGQTEAARSLGLSGAQTMTTVILPQALRIVVPPLVNNLVALLKDSSLASSIALLELTLAGQRVSSESFLPIPVLTTVAGVYLALTTVMTFFTDQLERRLKIATR; the protein is encoded by the coding sequence ATGACCGCCAAGCCCACCCCGCCCCGCGCCAGCCAGCCGCTCGGCCTGGGCGCCCTGCTGCTGTGGCTGGGCGGCGCGGCGGTCGCCTTCCTGGCCCTGTTCTGGGTGATCACGCTGATCCTGCGCCAGATGCCCGACCCGATCGGCCCGCGCGCCGACCTGTTCGTGGACGGCGCCCGCATGACCCTGCAACTCACGGTGGTCAGCGGCCTGATCGGCCTGATCGTGGGGACCATCGCCGGGATCCAGAAGACCAGCGCCCTGTGGATCGTGCGCGCCCCGGCCAGTATGTTCATCTGGCTGGTGCGCGGCACGCCCCTGCTCGTGCAGATCCTGTTCGTGTACAACGCCCTGCCGCCCCTGCTGAAGGGCATCGGGATCGACGTGCAGCTGAATGAATTCTGGTCCGCCGTGATCGCGCTGTCGCTGAACGTGGGGGCGTACAACGCGGAGGTCATCCGCGCCGGGATCCTGGCTGTGCCGCGCGGGCAAACCGAGGCGGCCCGCAGCCTGGGCCTGAGCGGCGCGCAGACCATGACCACCGTGATCCTGCCGCAGGCGCTGCGGATCGTGGTGCCGCCCCTGGTGAACAACCTCGTGGCGCTGCTCAAGGACTCCTCGCTGGCGTCCAGCATCGCGCTGCTGGAACTCACGCTGGCCGGGCAACGGGTGTCCTCCGAGAGCTTCCTGCCCATCCCGGTCCTGACCACCGTGGCGGGCGTGTACCTGGCCCTGACGACGGTGATGACCTTCTTCACCGATCAGCTCGAACGCCGCCTGAAGATCGCCACCCGCTGA
- a CDS encoding AI-2E family transporter, giving the protein MTLPDSTPPGRRAPWQSTGSIQDFLRNLWQYAAFRLIVFVLAGLLALRLGGWLLGHLASVVVTALGAYALAFLVNPILSWLERHRVGRAVGVLLLIVVLAGALTLLGFLVSSQLRGLADGLPYLAHNLKVIINSLLDRLDSIPGTTGLKASITSYIDTQTSNLTENTGPLIERLVTSGPDVLDTLSSLVGWLGQLGLLLTLAMYFMFEYNTFGAGLLKLFPRTWQPTVLQLAEDVSDSFGMYLRGTVITALACAVLATTGLLILKVPNALALGILSAFVNLIPYVGIVAASIPPMLLAIPQGTTVVLEVGALYFIINQLLGNVIGPMVMGRSTSIGPASILIAILVGLTLAGAMGAILAIPCAVLLKRWTNRYWLRSPLYRGVSGRAAPSREDSATER; this is encoded by the coding sequence GTGACTCTCCCCGACTCCACCCCGCCCGGGCGGCGCGCCCCGTGGCAGTCCACGGGTTCCATTCAGGATTTCCTGCGGAACCTCTGGCAATACGCCGCCTTCCGCCTGATCGTGTTCGTGCTGGCCGGCCTGCTGGCCCTGCGCCTGGGCGGGTGGCTGCTGGGCCACCTTGCCAGCGTGGTCGTCACAGCCCTCGGCGCGTACGCCCTGGCCTTCCTGGTCAACCCGATCCTGTCGTGGCTGGAACGCCACCGGGTAGGCCGGGCGGTGGGCGTGCTGCTCCTGATCGTGGTGCTGGCGGGCGCCCTGACCCTGCTGGGCTTCCTGGTCAGCTCGCAGCTGCGGGGGCTCGCCGATGGACTGCCGTATCTGGCGCACAACCTCAAGGTCATCATCAATTCCCTGCTGGACCGCCTGGACAGCATTCCGGGTACCACGGGCCTGAAGGCCAGCATCACGTCGTACATCGACACGCAGACGTCCAACCTCACGGAGAACACCGGCCCTCTGATCGAGCGGCTGGTCACGTCCGGGCCGGACGTCCTGGATACCCTCTCCAGCCTCGTGGGCTGGCTGGGCCAGCTGGGGCTGCTGCTGACACTCGCCATGTATTTCATGTTCGAGTACAACACCTTCGGGGCGGGCCTGCTGAAACTCTTCCCACGCACGTGGCAGCCCACCGTGCTGCAACTCGCCGAGGACGTCAGCGACAGCTTCGGCATGTACCTGCGCGGAACGGTCATCACGGCGCTCGCCTGCGCGGTCCTGGCCACCACCGGCCTGCTCATCCTGAAGGTCCCGAACGCCCTGGCGCTGGGCATCCTGAGTGCCTTCGTGAATCTCATCCCGTACGTGGGGATCGTCGCGGCGTCGATCCCGCCCATGCTGCTCGCCATCCCGCAGGGCACGACCGTGGTGCTGGAGGTCGGGGCGCTGTACTTCATCATCAACCAGCTGCTCGGGAACGTCATCGGGCCGATGGTCATGGGCCGCAGCACCAGCATCGGCCCGGCCAGCATCCTGATCGCGATCCTGGTGGGCCTGACCCTGGCGGGCGCGATGGGCGCCATTCTGGCGATCCCCTGCGCGGTGCTGCTCAAGCGCTGGACGAACCGCTACTGGCTGCGCAGTCCGCTGTACCGGGGCGTGTCCGGCCGCGCCGCCCCCAGCCGGGAGGACAGTGCCACCGAGCGCTGA
- a CDS encoding ATP-dependent helicase, which produces MTAPDLLAQLNPTQAQAADHYTGPALVIAGAGSGKTRTLIYRIAHLIGHYGVQPGEILAVTFTNKAAAEMRERASHLIGGADKLWMSTFHSAGVRILRAYGEHIGLRRGFVIYDDDDQLDILKEVMGSVPGIGPDTNPRVLRGILDRAKSNLLTPEDLSRSGEPYISGVPREAAAEVYRRYEQRKKGQNAIDFGDLITETVRLFQEVPAVLNAVQNRAKFIHVDEYQDTNKAQYELTRLLASRDRNLLVVGDPDQSIYKFRGADIQNILDFQKDYRDAKVYLLEHNYRSSARVLTIANKLIENNAERLDKTLKAVKEDGHPVVFHRAGDHRAEGDFVAEWITRLHTLEGRRFSEMAILYRTNAQSRVLEESLRRVQIPAKIVGGVGFYDRREIKDILAYARLAINPSDDVALRRIIGRPKRGIGDTALVKLMDWARANGTSLLTACANAEQARILDRGAQRPVEFAALMEAMADAAENYEPAPFLRFVIETSGYLDLLRQEGQEGQVRMENLDELINAAQEWAQEHEGTIADFLDDAALLSSVDDMRTKTENKGSPEDAVTLMTMHNAKGLEFPVVFIVGTEEGLLPSKGALVEAGGIEEERRLFYVGITRAMERLFLTAAQNRMQFGKTNAAEDSRFLEEIEGHFDTIDPYGQVIEYRAKTWKQYRPTVPAPNVVKNTSPMTAGMAFRGGEKVKHPKFGEGQVLAVAGVGDRQEVTVHFPSAGTKKLLVKFANLSPA; this is translated from the coding sequence GTGACCGCGCCCGACCTCCTTGCCCAGCTCAACCCCACCCAGGCCCAGGCCGCCGACCACTACACCGGCCCGGCCCTGGTCATCGCCGGTGCCGGCAGCGGCAAGACCCGCACCCTCATCTACCGCATCGCGCACCTGATCGGCCACTACGGCGTGCAGCCCGGCGAGATCCTCGCCGTGACCTTCACGAACAAGGCCGCCGCCGAGATGCGCGAACGTGCCAGCCACCTCATCGGCGGCGCGGACAAACTGTGGATGAGCACCTTCCACAGCGCCGGCGTGCGCATCCTGCGCGCCTACGGCGAACACATCGGCCTCCGGCGCGGCTTCGTCATCTACGACGACGACGACCAGCTCGACATCCTCAAGGAAGTCATGGGCAGCGTCCCCGGCATCGGCCCCGACACCAACCCCCGCGTGCTGCGCGGCATTCTCGACCGCGCCAAGAGCAACCTCCTGACCCCCGAGGACCTCTCCCGCAGCGGCGAGCCTTACATCAGCGGCGTGCCCCGCGAGGCCGCCGCCGAGGTCTACCGCCGCTACGAACAGCGCAAGAAGGGCCAGAACGCCATCGACTTCGGCGACCTGATCACCGAGACCGTCCGCCTCTTCCAGGAGGTGCCGGCCGTGCTGAACGCCGTGCAGAACCGCGCGAAGTTCATCCACGTGGACGAGTACCAGGACACCAACAAGGCCCAGTACGAACTCACCCGCCTGCTCGCCAGCCGCGACCGCAACCTCCTCGTCGTGGGCGACCCCGACCAGAGCATCTACAAGTTCCGCGGGGCGGACATCCAGAACATCCTGGACTTCCAGAAGGACTACCGCGACGCGAAGGTGTACCTGCTGGAACACAACTACCGCTCCAGCGCCCGCGTGCTGACCATCGCCAACAAGCTGATCGAGAACAACGCCGAGCGCCTCGACAAGACCCTCAAGGCCGTCAAGGAGGACGGGCACCCGGTCGTGTTCCACCGCGCTGGCGACCACCGCGCGGAGGGGGACTTCGTGGCGGAGTGGATCACGCGCCTGCACACCCTGGAGGGCCGCCGCTTCAGCGAGATGGCGATCCTGTACCGCACGAACGCGCAGTCGCGCGTGCTGGAGGAATCGCTGCGGCGCGTGCAGATTCCCGCGAAGATCGTGGGCGGCGTGGGCTTCTACGACCGCCGCGAGATCAAGGACATCCTCGCGTACGCCCGGCTGGCCATCAACCCGAGTGACGACGTGGCCCTGCGCCGCATCATCGGGCGGCCCAAGCGCGGGATCGGCGACACGGCCCTGGTGAAACTGATGGACTGGGCCCGCGCGAACGGCACCAGCCTCCTGACCGCCTGCGCGAACGCCGAGCAGGCCCGTATCCTCGACCGCGGCGCGCAGCGGCCCGTGGAGTTCGCCGCGCTGATGGAAGCCATGGCGGACGCCGCCGAGAACTACGAACCCGCCCCGTTCCTGCGCTTCGTGATCGAAACCAGCGGGTACCTTGACCTGCTGCGCCAGGAGGGGCAGGAGGGCCAGGTACGCATGGAGAACCTGGACGAACTCATCAACGCCGCGCAGGAATGGGCGCAGGAACACGAGGGCACCATCGCGGACTTCCTGGACGACGCGGCGCTGCTGTCCAGCGTGGACGACATGCGCACCAAGACCGAGAACAAGGGGTCCCCGGAGGACGCCGTCACCCTGATGACCATGCACAACGCCAAGGGCCTGGAATTCCCCGTGGTGTTCATCGTGGGTACCGAGGAGGGCCTGCTGCCCAGCAAGGGCGCCCTGGTCGAGGCCGGGGGGATCGAGGAGGAACGCCGCCTGTTCTACGTGGGCATCACCCGCGCCATGGAACGCCTGTTCCTGACCGCCGCGCAGAACCGCATGCAGTTCGGCAAGACGAACGCCGCCGAGGACAGCCGCTTCCTGGAGGAGATCGAGGGCCACTTCGACACCATCGACCCGTACGGGCAGGTCATCGAGTACCGCGCCAAGACCTGGAAACAGTACCGGCCGACCGTGCCTGCCCCCAATGTCGTCAAGAACACCAGCCCCATGACCGCCGGGATGGCCTTCCGGGGCGGCGAGAAGGTGAAACACCCCAAGTTCGGTGAGGGGCAGGTGCTGGCCGTGGCGGGTGTGGGCGACCGGCAGGAGGTCACCGTGCACTTCCCGTCCGCAGGCACCAAGAAGCTGCTCGTGAAGTTCGCGAACCTCAGCCCCGCCTGA
- a CDS encoding cation diffusion facilitator family transporter, which produces MTVPSASQQSSQRASRLALGSILVAVVVLGLKFLAYLLTDSVALYSDALESIINVAAAVAAFIALRVAARPADANHPYGHTKAEYFSAVAEGVLIVLAAAAIMREALPVLMNPAPPEGGTGLVGLGVNLGASALNALWATVLLRHGRTLRSPALLADGRHVMSDVVTSVGVLVGVLAARLTGLHWLDPLLAMLVALNILWSGWLLVRDSVGGLMDAAVDTDTERRIRAAMSTAGVGALEMHDLRTRHAGSLTFIEFHMVVPGDMTVTEAHAICDRLEDAIRETTPDCSINIHVEPADKAKHHGVLVL; this is translated from the coding sequence GTGACGGTTCCCTCCGCCTCCCAGCAGTCCTCGCAGCGCGCCTCCCGGCTGGCGCTGGGGAGCATTCTCGTGGCCGTGGTGGTGCTGGGCCTGAAGTTCCTGGCGTACCTGCTGACGGACAGCGTGGCGCTGTACTCGGACGCGCTGGAGAGCATCATCAACGTGGCGGCCGCCGTCGCGGCGTTCATCGCGCTGCGTGTCGCGGCCCGCCCGGCGGACGCCAACCACCCCTACGGGCACACGAAGGCCGAGTACTTCAGCGCGGTCGCCGAGGGGGTGCTGATCGTGCTGGCTGCCGCCGCCATCATGCGTGAGGCTCTGCCCGTCCTGATGAACCCCGCCCCGCCGGAAGGCGGCACCGGGCTGGTCGGCCTGGGCGTGAACCTGGGCGCCAGCGCCCTGAACGCGCTGTGGGCGACGGTGCTGTTGCGGCACGGGCGGACGCTGCGGTCTCCGGCGCTGCTCGCCGACGGCCGGCACGTCATGAGCGACGTGGTGACCAGCGTGGGGGTGCTCGTGGGCGTGCTGGCCGCTCGCCTGACCGGGCTGCACTGGCTGGACCCGCTGCTGGCGATGCTGGTGGCGCTGAACATCCTCTGGAGCGGGTGGCTGCTGGTGCGTGACAGCGTGGGCGGCCTGATGGACGCGGCAGTGGACACCGACACCGAGCGGCGCATCCGCGCGGCCATGAGCACAGCGGGTGTGGGCGCGCTGGAGATGCACGACCTGCGCACCCGGCACGCGGGCAGCCTGACGTTCATCGAGTTTCACATGGTGGTGCCGGGCGACATGACCGTCACGGAGGCGCACGCCATCTGCGACCGGCTGGAGGACGCCATCCGCGAGACGACCCCCGACTGCTCGATCAACATTCACGTGGAACCGGCAGACAAGGCCAAGCATCACGGCGTGCTGGTGCTGTGA
- the fdhF gene encoding formate dehydrogenase subunit alpha, with the protein MGELDVPNDAQIRSEVGPTRPPRGAQVQVTVDGATQAAWLGEPLVDVINRAQIELAQVCYHPQLGPIQTCDTCAVEIDGVVGRACGTPVQAGMVVRTQTNAARTAQRDAYDRIVANHDLYCTVCDNNNGNCTVHNTLGVLGIDHQTRPFQPKGFEKDMSNPFYRYDPDQCILCGRCVEACQNVQVNETLTINWEAEQPRVLWDGGKPIGESSCVSCGHCISVCPCNALQEKSMLGEAGLFTGIPLPVWNSAIDVVKGVEASAGLKPIMNVSEIESAARDRYIKKTKTVCTYCGVGCSFDVWTDERHILKVEPGLGHANGISTCVKGKFGWDYVNSEDRLTSPLIRDGDRFREASWDEALALVARRFTEIRAAKGPDALAFVASSKASNEEAFLVQKFARQVIGTNNVDNCSRYCQSPASKGLSLTVGIGGDSGTIKDIENASLVITVGSNTAESHPVLATRVKRAQKLGHTRVIVFDIREHELARRADEFHRPNPGTDFVWLAAVSKFILDNGLEDRDFLRERVNGLDEFRASIEEYTLERAERETGLSAATLEALARRIASEDRVCILWAMGVTQQCGGTDTSAAISNLLLITGNYGRLGTGAYPLRGHNNVQGASDMGAQPDAVSGYQKIDDPFAVQRHEREWGVTLRPERGLDNTQMIDAAIRGDLRALWITGEEMSLTDANANHLQEGFEALEFLVVQDLYFTNTARFADVVLPAAASLEKDGTFTNTERRIQRLYEVMPPLKGTKPDWQIYTAVAERMGHRWGYTHPAQIMAEIARLTPHFAGVSYDRLEGYDTLCWPVAEDGTDQPLLYTERFNFPDGKARLHTGEYRPRQQAPNDQFDLHLNSGRMLEHFHEGNMTFRVAGIAEKTPDAFVEISPELAAERSIQSGQWARLVSEHGAVRLQVLVTGRVSGNQVFVPMNARKAEDAVNRLTGSQGDATTNTPAYKDTRVRLDVLHDVGPNPLPATNPRWGHPTPQQGVEVERKWARPDYVFPGGLLPMHGDSLNARADALGADD; encoded by the coding sequence ATGGGCGAACTGGACGTGCCGAACGACGCGCAGATCCGCAGCGAGGTGGGGCCGACCCGGCCGCCGCGCGGGGCGCAGGTACAGGTCACGGTGGACGGGGCCACGCAGGCGGCGTGGCTGGGCGAGCCGCTGGTGGACGTGATCAACCGCGCGCAGATAGAACTGGCGCAGGTGTGTTACCACCCGCAGCTGGGCCCGATTCAGACGTGTGACACCTGTGCAGTCGAGATTGACGGCGTGGTGGGCCGCGCCTGCGGGACGCCCGTACAGGCGGGGATGGTGGTGCGCACGCAGACGAACGCGGCGCGCACGGCGCAGCGGGACGCGTACGACCGGATCGTGGCGAACCACGACCTGTACTGCACGGTGTGCGACAACAACAACGGGAACTGCACGGTGCACAACACGCTGGGCGTGCTGGGCATCGACCACCAGACCCGGCCCTTCCAGCCCAAGGGCTTTGAAAAGGACATGAGCAATCCCTTCTACCGCTACGACCCGGATCAGTGCATCCTGTGTGGCCGCTGCGTGGAGGCCTGTCAGAACGTACAGGTGAACGAGACCCTGACGATCAACTGGGAGGCGGAGCAGCCGCGCGTGCTGTGGGACGGCGGCAAGCCCATCGGCGAGAGCAGCTGCGTGAGCTGCGGGCACTGCATCTCGGTGTGCCCCTGCAACGCATTGCAGGAGAAGTCCATGCTGGGCGAGGCGGGGCTGTTCACCGGGATTCCGCTGCCGGTGTGGAACTCGGCGATTGACGTGGTCAAGGGCGTGGAGGCCAGCGCGGGCCTGAAACCGATCATGAACGTCAGCGAGATCGAGTCGGCCGCCCGTGACCGCTACATCAAGAAGACGAAGACGGTCTGCACATACTGCGGCGTGGGCTGCTCCTTCGACGTCTGGACGGACGAACGGCACATCCTGAAGGTCGAGCCGGGCCTGGGGCACGCCAACGGCATCAGCACCTGCGTGAAGGGCAAGTTCGGCTGGGACTACGTGAACAGCGAGGACCGCCTGACCAGCCCCCTGATCCGCGATGGGGACCGCTTCCGCGAGGCGAGCTGGGACGAGGCGCTGGCGCTGGTCGCGCGGCGCTTCACCGAGATCCGCGCGGCGAAGGGACCGGACGCGCTGGCGTTCGTGGCGAGCAGCAAGGCCAGCAACGAGGAAGCGTTCCTGGTGCAGAAGTTCGCGCGTCAGGTGATCGGCACGAACAACGTGGACAACTGCTCGCGCTACTGCCAGTCCCCGGCCAGCAAGGGCCTGTCCCTGACGGTCGGGATCGGCGGGGACAGCGGGACGATCAAGGACATCGAGAACGCCAGTCTGGTGATCACGGTGGGCAGCAACACCGCCGAGAGCCACCCGGTGCTCGCCACCCGCGTGAAGCGCGCGCAGAAGCTGGGGCACACGCGCGTGATCGTGTTCGACATCCGCGAGCATGAACTCGCCCGCCGCGCCGACGAGTTCCACCGCCCGAACCCCGGCACGGACTTCGTGTGGCTGGCGGCAGTCAGCAAATTCATCCTGGACAACGGCCTGGAGGACAGGGACTTCCTCCGTGAGCGTGTGAACGGCCTGGACGAGTTCCGCGCGTCCATCGAGGAGTACACCCTGGAGCGCGCCGAGCGTGAGACGGGACTGAGTGCGGCGACACTGGAGGCCCTGGCGCGGCGCATCGCGTCGGAGGACCGGGTGTGCATCCTGTGGGCGATGGGCGTCACGCAGCAGTGCGGCGGTACGGATACGAGCGCCGCGATCAGCAACCTGCTCCTGATCACCGGGAACTACGGGCGGCTGGGGACGGGCGCGTACCCGCTGCGCGGTCACAACAACGTGCAGGGCGCCTCCGACATGGGCGCGCAGCCGGACGCGGTCAGTGGCTACCAGAAGATCGACGATCCGTTCGCCGTGCAGCGCCACGAGCGTGAGTGGGGCGTCACCCTCCGCCCCGAGCGCGGCCTGGACAACACGCAGATGATCGACGCGGCCATCCGCGGCGACCTGCGCGCCCTGTGGATCACGGGCGAGGAGATGAGCCTCACCGACGCGAACGCCAACCACCTGCAGGAGGGCTTCGAGGCGCTGGAGTTCCTCGTCGTGCAGGACCTGTACTTCACGAACACGGCGCGCTTCGCGGACGTGGTGCTCCCAGCGGCCGCGTCACTGGAGAAGGACGGCACCTTCACGAACACTGAGCGGCGCATCCAGCGGCTGTACGAGGTCATGCCGCCCCTGAAAGGCACGAAGCCCGACTGGCAGATCTACACGGCGGTCGCCGAGCGCATGGGCCACCGCTGGGGCTACACGCACCCCGCCCAGATCATGGCCGAGATCGCGCGCCTCACGCCGCACTTTGCCGGGGTGAGCTACGACCGCCTGGAGGGCTACGACACGCTGTGTTGGCCGGTCGCGGAGGACGGCACCGACCAGCCACTGCTGTACACTGAGCGCTTTAACTTCCCCGACGGCAAGGCGCGCTTGCACACCGGTGAGTACCGGCCCCGCCAGCAGGCCCCGAACGACCAGTTCGACCTGCACCTGAACAGCGGCCGCATGCTGGAGCACTTCCACGAGGGGAACATGACCTTCCGCGTGGCGGGCATCGCCGAGAAGACCCCGGACGCGTTCGTGGAGATCAGCCCCGAACTGGCCGCCGAGCGCAGCATCCAGAGTGGGCAGTGGGCGCGGCTGGTCAGCGAGCACGGCGCGGTGCGGCTTCAGGTGCTCGTGACTGGGCGGGTCAGCGGGAATCAGGTGTTCGTGCCCATGAACGCCCGCAAGGCCGAGGACGCCGTGAACCGCCTGACCGGCTCGCAGGGCGACGCGACCACGAACACCCCGGCGTACAAGGACACGCGCGTGCGGCTGGACGTCCTGCACGACGTGGGCCCGAACCCGCTGCCCGCCACGAACCCACGCTGGGGGCACCCGACGCCGCAGCAGGGCGTGGAGGTCGAGCGCAAGTGGGCGCGGCCCGACTATGTGTTCCCGGGCGGGCTGCTGCCCATGCACGGCGACAGCCTGAACGCACGCGCCGACGCGCTGGGCGCCGATGACTGA
- a CDS encoding DUF1641 domain-containing protein produces the protein MAKPLEFTPRTPTPQEQLHTEVADSTEALLAGLHLLRQLHEHGVLDVAQKTVRGGEGLTASLLHILGGQSSTTLIRNVTELGKTLSELDPGEVSVLGHAVTVGVHEGARHVASGKGIGLGELLGLLKDRDVQVALGAIFALLKGAGRALREANEAVPQTANQAEVGR, from the coding sequence ATGGCGAAACCACTCGAATTCACGCCCCGCACGCCCACCCCGCAGGAGCAGCTGCACACTGAGGTGGCGGACTCCACCGAGGCGCTGCTGGCGGGCCTGCACCTGCTGCGGCAGCTGCACGAGCACGGCGTGCTGGACGTCGCGCAGAAGACCGTGCGGGGCGGCGAGGGCCTCACGGCGTCGCTGCTGCACATCCTGGGCGGGCAGAGCAGCACCACCCTAATCCGCAACGTGACCGAACTCGGCAAGACCCTCTCCGAACTCGATCCGGGTGAGGTCAGCGTGCTCGGCCACGCGGTCACGGTGGGCGTGCACGAGGGCGCGCGGCACGTGGCGTCCGGGAAGGGCATAGGCCTGGGCGAACTGCTGGGCCTGCTGAAAGACCGGGACGTGCAGGTGGCGCTGGGCGCGATCTTCGCGCTCCTCAAGGGCGCGGGGCGGGCGCTGCGCGAGGCCAACGAGGCCGTGCCACAGACCGCGAATCAGGCCGAGGTAGGGCGCTGA